A stretch of the Paludisphaera rhizosphaerae genome encodes the following:
- a CDS encoding NAD-dependent epimerase/dehydratase family protein, whose amino-acid sequence MATWLITGAGGWLGGHVLESLEPTLAPDDRLVVLGRNRPSALPRGQFVSADLHDNDGLNRVVREVAPDFVLHLAGKTPPAVDDELYETNVRGTERLLEALRDLAGPTRVVVVGSAAELGPIQPADLPVVEDQPCRPTQAYGRSKLAATTLALRNWGELRIVVGRVFNLIGPGTPSSLAFGRFATQLAAAKDHWVEIQAGRLDSRRDFVDVRDAARALIALAERGRQGRVYNVASGRSYTIQDGLDRLVSLSGRTAQVAFDAGAQRAGEPDDTRADISRITAEVGWEPKIPFERSIADLWASALARNGKALPLTA is encoded by the coding sequence ATGGCGACCTGGCTGATCACCGGCGCTGGCGGCTGGCTCGGCGGCCACGTTCTGGAATCGCTTGAGCCGACGCTTGCACCAGACGACCGCCTGGTCGTCCTGGGGCGGAATCGGCCGAGCGCCTTGCCGAGGGGCCAGTTCGTTTCGGCCGATCTCCACGACAACGATGGGCTCAATCGAGTAGTCCGTGAGGTCGCCCCTGACTTCGTGCTTCATCTCGCGGGGAAGACCCCCCCCGCCGTCGACGATGAACTGTACGAGACCAACGTGCGCGGGACGGAGCGCCTCCTGGAAGCACTTCGTGATTTAGCTGGTCCGACCCGCGTGGTCGTCGTCGGGTCGGCGGCGGAACTTGGTCCGATCCAGCCGGCCGATCTGCCGGTGGTCGAGGACCAGCCCTGTCGGCCAACTCAGGCTTATGGGCGGAGCAAGCTGGCGGCGACGACACTCGCCCTGAGAAACTGGGGCGAGTTGCGAATCGTCGTCGGGCGAGTGTTCAATCTGATCGGACCGGGAACGCCGTCATCGCTGGCGTTCGGACGGTTCGCCACGCAGCTTGCTGCTGCAAAAGACCACTGGGTCGAGATTCAGGCCGGGCGTCTGGATTCGCGCCGGGATTTCGTCGACGTTCGCGACGCCGCTCGCGCCCTCATCGCTCTGGCGGAGCGAGGGCGGCAGGGTCGTGTTTACAACGTGGCTTCGGGACGCTCGTACACGATTCAAGATGGGCTCGATCGACTGGTGAGTCTCAGTGGCCGTACCGCGCAGGTGGCGTTCGACGCTGGGGCCCAGCGAGCGGGCGAGCCGGACGACACCCGCGCTGACATCTCGCGGATCACGGCCGAGGTCGGCTGGGAGCCGAAGATTCCGTTCGAGCGGTCGATCGCCGACCTCTGGGCCTCCGCGCTTGCACGCAATGGAAAAGCCCTGCCATTGACGGCCTGA
- the waaF gene encoding lipopolysaccharide heptosyltransferase II: MNLVVFLPSLIGDTVMATPTLRALRKGFPSGRLTVVSRPNVAPVLDGLDWFDQVIHFHPRSKVAEQRTPALIRRLRANRPDAAVLLPNSIRTAWISRLAGIGRRVGYDRYLRGWLLTDRLQPPRDAHGKLLPCPIVEYYLATARALGCHGDGVRLQLATTTADETAADEALAALGVDASNGLVCLNTGGAFGPAKAWPVESFGRLARRLAEESGVAVVALCGPSEREESRRIAELAAHPRVVSLADQKLSLGLSKAMVKRADLLVTTDSGPRHFAAAFGTPVVSLFGPTRIEWTRTNQPNAIHLFHPVPCGPCQRPVCPQGHHLCMKQLTPESVFSASQRLLLKRTDLRTTAEDSTWRPG; the protein is encoded by the coding sequence ATGAACCTCGTGGTTTTTCTCCCCAGCCTTATTGGCGACACCGTCATGGCGACGCCGACCCTTCGCGCACTGCGGAAGGGGTTTCCTTCGGGTCGACTCACGGTCGTCTCTCGGCCGAACGTGGCGCCGGTTCTCGACGGCCTCGACTGGTTCGACCAAGTCATCCACTTCCACCCTCGGTCGAAGGTCGCCGAGCAGCGCACGCCGGCCTTGATTCGTCGCCTGCGAGCCAATCGGCCGGACGCCGCCGTTCTCCTGCCCAACTCGATCCGAACCGCCTGGATTTCCCGGCTGGCCGGAATCGGCCGCCGCGTCGGCTACGATCGATATCTTCGCGGCTGGTTGCTGACGGACCGTTTGCAACCTCCGCGCGACGCTCACGGTAAGCTGCTCCCTTGTCCGATCGTGGAGTATTACCTTGCCACGGCCCGGGCGCTCGGCTGCCATGGCGACGGCGTCCGCCTTCAATTGGCGACCACGACAGCCGACGAAACGGCGGCCGACGAAGCACTCGCCGCGCTGGGCGTTGACGCATCCAACGGCCTGGTCTGCCTGAACACCGGCGGCGCGTTTGGCCCAGCCAAGGCGTGGCCCGTCGAGTCGTTCGGTCGTCTAGCCCGTCGACTGGCCGAGGAGTCCGGCGTGGCGGTCGTCGCCCTTTGCGGTCCTTCCGAACGCGAAGAATCGCGCCGGATTGCTGAACTCGCGGCGCACCCTCGGGTGGTCTCACTGGCCGACCAGAAATTGAGCCTGGGACTTTCCAAGGCGATGGTGAAGCGAGCCGACCTTCTGGTAACGACGGATTCCGGTCCTCGACACTTCGCGGCGGCTTTCGGGACGCCCGTCGTCTCGTTGTTCGGTCCGACTCGGATCGAGTGGACGCGGACGAATCAGCCTAATGCCATTCACCTGTTTCATCCCGTTCCCTGCGGCCCCTGCCAGCGGCCGGTCTGTCCACAGGGACACCATCTCTGCATGAAGCAACTCACCCCCGAGTCCGTTTTCTCGGCCTCGCAGCGGTTGCTTCTGAAACGAACGGACCTCCGAACGACCGCCGAGGATTCGACATGGCGACCTGGCTGA
- the lpxK gene encoding tetraacyldisaccharide 4'-kinase, whose product MAFIRPESYLRLIRGEIRGPLAATVRAGLSLASVGYRLGTNYRNARFDVGKDVHRAAAPVVSVGNLTLGGTGKTPMVEWLARWYRDRDVRVCLISRGYGRADSVNDEALVLEENLPDVPHLQDPDRVRLAGIAVEELEAELLILDDGFQHRRLARDLDIVLLDALEPFGLGRIFPRGLLREPVSSLKRADVIVVSRADLVPPERRNWIREEAKRYTGEAPILEARHAPRDLIDGEGHATPLEGLEGRAVAAFCGIGNPEGFRRTLESLGCRVVKLRVFPDHHSYAAEDVEELSRWADGSAADLILTTQKDLVKLRLSDLGAAPLRALRIGLDLLGDPRPLDDRLAALLPQNRPVPGA is encoded by the coding sequence ATTCGCGGCGAGATCCGAGGGCCTCTGGCGGCGACGGTCCGCGCGGGGTTGTCGCTGGCGTCGGTCGGCTATCGGCTGGGGACGAACTATCGGAACGCACGGTTCGACGTCGGTAAGGACGTCCATCGGGCGGCCGCGCCGGTCGTCTCGGTCGGCAACCTGACTCTGGGTGGAACCGGCAAGACGCCAATGGTCGAGTGGCTGGCCCGCTGGTATCGCGATCGCGACGTGCGCGTCTGTCTCATCAGCCGAGGATACGGCCGGGCTGACTCCGTCAACGACGAGGCGCTCGTCCTGGAGGAGAACCTCCCCGACGTCCCACACCTTCAGGATCCCGATCGCGTCCGCCTCGCTGGGATCGCCGTCGAGGAGTTGGAGGCGGAACTCCTCATCCTCGACGACGGATTCCAGCATCGGCGGTTGGCCCGCGATCTGGATATCGTGCTGCTCGACGCGCTTGAGCCCTTCGGACTGGGCCGGATTTTCCCTCGCGGCCTGCTTCGCGAGCCGGTCTCGTCTTTGAAGAGAGCCGACGTGATCGTCGTCTCACGCGCAGACCTCGTGCCGCCGGAACGTCGGAACTGGATTCGCGAGGAGGCGAAGCGATACACGGGTGAAGCTCCGATCCTTGAGGCGCGGCACGCTCCCCGCGACCTCATCGACGGCGAAGGACATGCGACGCCCCTCGAAGGATTGGAAGGCCGGGCCGTCGCGGCGTTTTGCGGGATCGGCAACCCCGAGGGCTTTCGACGCACGTTGGAGTCGTTGGGCTGTCGAGTGGTCAAACTGAGGGTTTTCCCGGATCACCATTCGTATGCCGCCGAGGACGTCGAGGAACTGAGTCGGTGGGCCGATGGAAGCGCGGCGGATCTCATCTTGACCACTCAGAAGGACTTGGTGAAACTCCGCCTCTCGGATCTCGGGGCCGCCCCCCTCCGCGCGCTCCGAATCGGCCTCGATCTGCTGGGAGACCCACGGCCGCTGGACGACCGGTTGGCGGCTTTGCTTCCCCAGAATCGGCCGGTTCCAGGAGCCTGA